In the genome of Drosophila yakuba strain Tai18E2 chromosome 3R, Prin_Dyak_Tai18E2_2.1, whole genome shotgun sequence, one region contains:
- the LOC6535992 gene encoding uncharacterized zinc finger protein CG2678 isoform X1 codes for MMTGAMNVCRTCMDETATLVDIFANVRDPVLDEPEMSLSHIVARCTDRPVKCGDLLPQYICLSCVLAVQNAFRFKWKSEQSYQHFFRLLNQSSNPEDQLHLIACNQDENQAQKMQLKSDLQEDLQQTSNRQQSERDLGKTHTLQTNLHETHEDGPPETFIPHPRRRTCRTKEQRDRIPKEAPRSTKIINPQVRCDANGYYTCPHCSKRFYSQTQLRTHISDLCNRCPYCPRSYKQKSNLKRHLRTHVAKPAHKCFHCSKAFMRKDHLKRHLSIHDSDGPLSCSQCSAVFIESVQLEIHRREHLLQAASLKSESTKEPDSDVGDEAHDLKPDCTKNSPTTLKSTGELSYDSYFSKENIQNIFKQRVLRDRELRKSGEVLPGTTQDGADVKENDRIRSTPAEVKRFTRFVKRKPKCHLCLKKFSSIYNLKRHMLTHNRHTDLKKCSYCSEEFHTEKQMKRHERGHSGELFRCEYCSLVFLDVDYLRKHKKRIHSNNLITIQEKIMSKRMASGGKQPKMKHINIKAI; via the exons ATGATGACGGGCGCGATGAACGTATGCCGGACTTGTATGGACGAGACCGCTACCCTGGTAGATATATTCGCCAATGTGCGGGATCCTGTGCTCGACGAGCCGGAGATGAGCCTCTCGCACATCGTGGCCAGGTGCACCGATCGTCCAGTGAAATGCGGCGACCTCCTGCCGCAGTACATCTGCCTGTCTTGCGTCCTGGCAGTCCAGAATGCTTTTCGGTTCAAGTGGAAGAGCGAGCAGAGCTACCAACACTTTTTCCGGCTCCTTAACCAGTCAAGTAATCCGGAAGAccaattgcatttaattgcttgTAATCAGGATGAGAATCAAGCCCAGAAAATGCAACTCAAAAGCGATCTCCAAGAGGACTTGCAGCAAACGTCAAACAGGCAGCAATCTGAACGTGATCTAGGTAAAACACATACACTTCAAACAAATCTCCATGAGACCCATGAAGATGGCCCGCCGGAGACTTTCATCCCGCATCCTCGCAGGCGGACTTGTCGCACAAAAGAACAGCGAGACAGGATCCCAAAGGAAGCTCCAAG AAGTACCAAAATTATTAATCCACAGGTGCGTTGCGATGCCAATGGCTACTACACGTGCCCGCACTGCTCTAAGAGGTTTTATTCCCAGACCCAGCTAAGGACCCACATCAGTGACCTGTGCAACAGGTGCCCCTATTGCCCACGCTCTTATAAGCAAAAATCTAATCTAAAGCGACACTTGCGAACCCACGTAGCCAAGCCAGCGCACAAGTGTTTTCACTGCTCGAAGGCTTTCATGCGAAAAGATCACCTCAAAAGGCACCTCAGCATCCACGACAGTGACGGTCCGCTCTCCTGCAGCCAGTGCTCAGCGGTATTCATCGAGTCTGTTCAGCTGGAAATCCATCGCAGAGAGCATCTCCTACAGGCAGCCTCTTTAAAATCCGAGTCCACAAAGGAACCTGACTCGGACGTCGGCGATGAAGCGCACGATCTGAAACCAGACTGCACCAAGAACAGTCCAACTACGCTTAAGTC AACTGGCGAACTCAGCTACGATAGCTATTTTTccaaggaaaatattcaaaatatttttaaacaacgAGTATTGCG CGACAGGGAGCTCAGAAAGAGCGGTGAAGTCCTTCCTGGTACCACTCAAGATGGAGCTGACGTCAAAGAGAACGATCGGATTCGCAGCACACCAGCCGA agtaaaaaggtTTACTAGATTTGTTAAAAG GAAACCAAAATGCCATCTTTGCCTAAAGAAGTTCAGTAGTATTTACAACCTGAAACGCCATATGCTCACTCATAATCGCCATACAGATCTTAAGAAATGTTCCTATTGCTCCGAAGAGTTCCAcacagaaaaacaaatgaaaaggcACGAGCGTGGTCACTCTGGAGAACTCTTTCGTTGCGAATATTGCTCATTGGTATTTTTAGATGTTGACTACTTGCGAAAGCACAAAAAACGCATTCACAGCAACAACTTAATAACTATTCAAGAAAAGATCATGTCCAAACGGATGGCTAGCGGTGGAAAACAACCAAAAATGAaacatattaatataaaagCAATATAA
- the LOC6535992 gene encoding uncharacterized zinc finger protein CG2678 isoform X2 — translation MMTGAMNVCRTCMDETATLVDIFANVRDPVLDEPEMSLSHIVARCTDRPVKCGDLLPQYICLSCVLAVQNAFRFKWKSEQSYQHFFRLLNQSSNPEDQLHLIACNQDENQAQKMQLKSDLQEDLQQTSNRQQSERDLGKTHTLQTNLHETHEDGPPETFIPHPRRRTCRTKEQRDRIPKEAPRSTKIINPQVRCDANGYYTCPHCSKRFYSQTQLRTHISDLCNRCPYCPRSYKQKSNLKRHLRTHVAKPAHKCFHCSKAFMRKDHLKRHLSIHDSDGPLSCSQCSAVFIESVQLEIHRREHLLQAASLKSESTKEPDSDVGDEAHDLKPDCTKNSPTTLKSTGELSYDSYFSKENIQNIFKQRVLRELRKSGEVLPGTTQDGADVKENDRIRSTPAEVKRFTRFVKRKPKCHLCLKKFSSIYNLKRHMLTHNRHTDLKKCSYCSEEFHTEKQMKRHERGHSGELFRCEYCSLVFLDVDYLRKHKKRIHSNNLITIQEKIMSKRMASGGKQPKMKHINIKAI, via the exons ATGATGACGGGCGCGATGAACGTATGCCGGACTTGTATGGACGAGACCGCTACCCTGGTAGATATATTCGCCAATGTGCGGGATCCTGTGCTCGACGAGCCGGAGATGAGCCTCTCGCACATCGTGGCCAGGTGCACCGATCGTCCAGTGAAATGCGGCGACCTCCTGCCGCAGTACATCTGCCTGTCTTGCGTCCTGGCAGTCCAGAATGCTTTTCGGTTCAAGTGGAAGAGCGAGCAGAGCTACCAACACTTTTTCCGGCTCCTTAACCAGTCAAGTAATCCGGAAGAccaattgcatttaattgcttgTAATCAGGATGAGAATCAAGCCCAGAAAATGCAACTCAAAAGCGATCTCCAAGAGGACTTGCAGCAAACGTCAAACAGGCAGCAATCTGAACGTGATCTAGGTAAAACACATACACTTCAAACAAATCTCCATGAGACCCATGAAGATGGCCCGCCGGAGACTTTCATCCCGCATCCTCGCAGGCGGACTTGTCGCACAAAAGAACAGCGAGACAGGATCCCAAAGGAAGCTCCAAG AAGTACCAAAATTATTAATCCACAGGTGCGTTGCGATGCCAATGGCTACTACACGTGCCCGCACTGCTCTAAGAGGTTTTATTCCCAGACCCAGCTAAGGACCCACATCAGTGACCTGTGCAACAGGTGCCCCTATTGCCCACGCTCTTATAAGCAAAAATCTAATCTAAAGCGACACTTGCGAACCCACGTAGCCAAGCCAGCGCACAAGTGTTTTCACTGCTCGAAGGCTTTCATGCGAAAAGATCACCTCAAAAGGCACCTCAGCATCCACGACAGTGACGGTCCGCTCTCCTGCAGCCAGTGCTCAGCGGTATTCATCGAGTCTGTTCAGCTGGAAATCCATCGCAGAGAGCATCTCCTACAGGCAGCCTCTTTAAAATCCGAGTCCACAAAGGAACCTGACTCGGACGTCGGCGATGAAGCGCACGATCTGAAACCAGACTGCACCAAGAACAGTCCAACTACGCTTAAGTC AACTGGCGAACTCAGCTACGATAGCTATTTTTccaaggaaaatattcaaaatatttttaaacaacgAGTATTGCG GGAGCTCAGAAAGAGCGGTGAAGTCCTTCCTGGTACCACTCAAGATGGAGCTGACGTCAAAGAGAACGATCGGATTCGCAGCACACCAGCCGA agtaaaaaggtTTACTAGATTTGTTAAAAG GAAACCAAAATGCCATCTTTGCCTAAAGAAGTTCAGTAGTATTTACAACCTGAAACGCCATATGCTCACTCATAATCGCCATACAGATCTTAAGAAATGTTCCTATTGCTCCGAAGAGTTCCAcacagaaaaacaaatgaaaaggcACGAGCGTGGTCACTCTGGAGAACTCTTTCGTTGCGAATATTGCTCATTGGTATTTTTAGATGTTGACTACTTGCGAAAGCACAAAAAACGCATTCACAGCAACAACTTAATAACTATTCAAGAAAAGATCATGTCCAAACGGATGGCTAGCGGTGGAAAACAACCAAAAATGAaacatattaatataaaagCAATATAA
- the LOC6535992 gene encoding uncharacterized zinc finger protein CG2678 isoform X3 — protein MMTGAMNVCRTCMDETATLVDIFANVRDPVLDEPEMSLSHIVARCTDRPVKCGDLLPQYICLSCVLAVQNAFRFKWKSEQSYQHFFRLLNQSSNPEDQLHLIACNQDENQAQKMQLKSDLQEDLQQTSNRQQSERDLGKTHTLQTNLHETHEDGPPETFIPHPRRRTCRTKEQRDRIPKEAPRSTKIINPQVRCDANGYYTCPHCSKRFYSQTQLRTHISDLCNRCPYCPRSYKQKSNLKRHLRTHVAKPAHKCFHCSKAFMRKDHLKRHLSIHDSDGPLSCSQCSAVFIESVQLEIHRREHLLQAASLKSESTKEPDSDVGDEAHDLKPDCTKNSPTTLKSTGELSYDSYFSKENIQNIFKQRVLRDRELRKSGEVLPGTTQDGADVKENDRIRSTPAEKPKCHLCLKKFSSIYNLKRHMLTHNRHTDLKKCSYCSEEFHTEKQMKRHERGHSGELFRCEYCSLVFLDVDYLRKHKKRIHSNNLITIQEKIMSKRMASGGKQPKMKHINIKAI, from the exons ATGATGACGGGCGCGATGAACGTATGCCGGACTTGTATGGACGAGACCGCTACCCTGGTAGATATATTCGCCAATGTGCGGGATCCTGTGCTCGACGAGCCGGAGATGAGCCTCTCGCACATCGTGGCCAGGTGCACCGATCGTCCAGTGAAATGCGGCGACCTCCTGCCGCAGTACATCTGCCTGTCTTGCGTCCTGGCAGTCCAGAATGCTTTTCGGTTCAAGTGGAAGAGCGAGCAGAGCTACCAACACTTTTTCCGGCTCCTTAACCAGTCAAGTAATCCGGAAGAccaattgcatttaattgcttgTAATCAGGATGAGAATCAAGCCCAGAAAATGCAACTCAAAAGCGATCTCCAAGAGGACTTGCAGCAAACGTCAAACAGGCAGCAATCTGAACGTGATCTAGGTAAAACACATACACTTCAAACAAATCTCCATGAGACCCATGAAGATGGCCCGCCGGAGACTTTCATCCCGCATCCTCGCAGGCGGACTTGTCGCACAAAAGAACAGCGAGACAGGATCCCAAAGGAAGCTCCAAG AAGTACCAAAATTATTAATCCACAGGTGCGTTGCGATGCCAATGGCTACTACACGTGCCCGCACTGCTCTAAGAGGTTTTATTCCCAGACCCAGCTAAGGACCCACATCAGTGACCTGTGCAACAGGTGCCCCTATTGCCCACGCTCTTATAAGCAAAAATCTAATCTAAAGCGACACTTGCGAACCCACGTAGCCAAGCCAGCGCACAAGTGTTTTCACTGCTCGAAGGCTTTCATGCGAAAAGATCACCTCAAAAGGCACCTCAGCATCCACGACAGTGACGGTCCGCTCTCCTGCAGCCAGTGCTCAGCGGTATTCATCGAGTCTGTTCAGCTGGAAATCCATCGCAGAGAGCATCTCCTACAGGCAGCCTCTTTAAAATCCGAGTCCACAAAGGAACCTGACTCGGACGTCGGCGATGAAGCGCACGATCTGAAACCAGACTGCACCAAGAACAGTCCAACTACGCTTAAGTC AACTGGCGAACTCAGCTACGATAGCTATTTTTccaaggaaaatattcaaaatatttttaaacaacgAGTATTGCG CGACAGGGAGCTCAGAAAGAGCGGTGAAGTCCTTCCTGGTACCACTCAAGATGGAGCTGACGTCAAAGAGAACGATCGGATTCGCAGCACACCAGCCGA GAAACCAAAATGCCATCTTTGCCTAAAGAAGTTCAGTAGTATTTACAACCTGAAACGCCATATGCTCACTCATAATCGCCATACAGATCTTAAGAAATGTTCCTATTGCTCCGAAGAGTTCCAcacagaaaaacaaatgaaaaggcACGAGCGTGGTCACTCTGGAGAACTCTTTCGTTGCGAATATTGCTCATTGGTATTTTTAGATGTTGACTACTTGCGAAAGCACAAAAAACGCATTCACAGCAACAACTTAATAACTATTCAAGAAAAGATCATGTCCAAACGGATGGCTAGCGGTGGAAAACAACCAAAAATGAaacatattaatataaaagCAATATAA
- the LOC6535992 gene encoding uncharacterized zinc finger protein CG2678 isoform X4, which translates to MMTGAMNVCRTCMDETATLVDIFANVRDPVLDEPEMSLSHIVARCTDRPVKCGDLLPQYICLSCVLAVQNAFRFKWKSEQSYQHFFRLLNQSSNPEDQLHLIACNQDENQAQKMQLKSDLQEDLQQTSNRQQSERDLGKTHTLQTNLHETHEDGPPETFIPHPRRRTCRTKEQRDRIPKEAPRSTKIINPQTQLRTHISDLCNRCPYCPRSYKQKSNLKRHLRTHVAKPAHKCFHCSKAFMRKDHLKRHLSIHDSDGPLSCSQCSAVFIESVQLEIHRREHLLQAASLKSESTKEPDSDVGDEAHDLKPDCTKNSPTTLKSTGELSYDSYFSKENIQNIFKQRVLRDRELRKSGEVLPGTTQDGADVKENDRIRSTPAEVKRFTRFVKRKPKCHLCLKKFSSIYNLKRHMLTHNRHTDLKKCSYCSEEFHTEKQMKRHERGHSGELFRCEYCSLVFLDVDYLRKHKKRIHSNNLITIQEKIMSKRMASGGKQPKMKHINIKAI; encoded by the exons ATGATGACGGGCGCGATGAACGTATGCCGGACTTGTATGGACGAGACCGCTACCCTGGTAGATATATTCGCCAATGTGCGGGATCCTGTGCTCGACGAGCCGGAGATGAGCCTCTCGCACATCGTGGCCAGGTGCACCGATCGTCCAGTGAAATGCGGCGACCTCCTGCCGCAGTACATCTGCCTGTCTTGCGTCCTGGCAGTCCAGAATGCTTTTCGGTTCAAGTGGAAGAGCGAGCAGAGCTACCAACACTTTTTCCGGCTCCTTAACCAGTCAAGTAATCCGGAAGAccaattgcatttaattgcttgTAATCAGGATGAGAATCAAGCCCAGAAAATGCAACTCAAAAGCGATCTCCAAGAGGACTTGCAGCAAACGTCAAACAGGCAGCAATCTGAACGTGATCTAGGTAAAACACATACACTTCAAACAAATCTCCATGAGACCCATGAAGATGGCCCGCCGGAGACTTTCATCCCGCATCCTCGCAGGCGGACTTGTCGCACAAAAGAACAGCGAGACAGGATCCCAAAGGAAGCTCCAAG AAGTACCAAAATTATTAATCCACAG ACCCAGCTAAGGACCCACATCAGTGACCTGTGCAACAGGTGCCCCTATTGCCCACGCTCTTATAAGCAAAAATCTAATCTAAAGCGACACTTGCGAACCCACGTAGCCAAGCCAGCGCACAAGTGTTTTCACTGCTCGAAGGCTTTCATGCGAAAAGATCACCTCAAAAGGCACCTCAGCATCCACGACAGTGACGGTCCGCTCTCCTGCAGCCAGTGCTCAGCGGTATTCATCGAGTCTGTTCAGCTGGAAATCCATCGCAGAGAGCATCTCCTACAGGCAGCCTCTTTAAAATCCGAGTCCACAAAGGAACCTGACTCGGACGTCGGCGATGAAGCGCACGATCTGAAACCAGACTGCACCAAGAACAGTCCAACTACGCTTAAGTC AACTGGCGAACTCAGCTACGATAGCTATTTTTccaaggaaaatattcaaaatatttttaaacaacgAGTATTGCG CGACAGGGAGCTCAGAAAGAGCGGTGAAGTCCTTCCTGGTACCACTCAAGATGGAGCTGACGTCAAAGAGAACGATCGGATTCGCAGCACACCAGCCGA agtaaaaaggtTTACTAGATTTGTTAAAAG GAAACCAAAATGCCATCTTTGCCTAAAGAAGTTCAGTAGTATTTACAACCTGAAACGCCATATGCTCACTCATAATCGCCATACAGATCTTAAGAAATGTTCCTATTGCTCCGAAGAGTTCCAcacagaaaaacaaatgaaaaggcACGAGCGTGGTCACTCTGGAGAACTCTTTCGTTGCGAATATTGCTCATTGGTATTTTTAGATGTTGACTACTTGCGAAAGCACAAAAAACGCATTCACAGCAACAACTTAATAACTATTCAAGAAAAGATCATGTCCAAACGGATGGCTAGCGGTGGAAAACAACCAAAAATGAaacatattaatataaaagCAATATAA
- the LOC6535993 gene encoding putative riboflavin kinase gives MGRGIVILDKLARSALRSQKIPQINHPLTCEIHFKRQRSTSGTKSKEIREMLSQLPLFAGGEIVRGFGRGSKELGIPTANFPLEVVKSLPESLPTGAYYGWANVDNGPVHKMVLSVGWNPFYNNKEKSVETHMLHDFNCDLYGQILKICIVGYLRPERSFDSLEALIAAIRLDIEQAKAFLDEADKGKLKEAPFFSEKLISPK, from the exons ATGGGACGAGGAATAGTTAT ACTCGATAAACTAGCTCGCAGCGCATTGCGGTCGCAAAAAATACCGCAAATCAACCACCCGTTGACCTGTGAGATTCATTTCAAGAGGCAGCGCAGCACATCTGGGACAAAGTCCAAGGAAATCCGGGAAATGCTGAGCCAACTGCCTCTCTTCGCTGGGGGCGAGATTGTCCGAGGCTTCGGACGCGGCTCTAAAGAGCTGGGCATCCCGACAG CTAACTTTCCGCTGGAGGTGGTGAAATCGCTGCCGGAATCGCTGCCCACTGGCGCTTACTACGGCTGGGCGAACGTGGATAATGGACCTGTGCACAAGATGGTTCTCAGCGTCGGCTGGAATCCCTTCTATAACAACAAAGAGAAGAGCGTGGAAACGCACATGCTGCACGATTTCAACTGCGACCTATACGGGCAGATACTTAAGATATGCATTGTGGGGTACCTGCGACCAGAGCGCAGTTTTGACTCCCTGGAGGCTCTAATTGCCGCTATCCGGCTGGACATTGAGCAGGCCAAGGCGTTCCTTGACGAGGCAGACAAGGGCAAGCTGAAGGAGGCTCCATTCTTTAGCGAGAAGCTCATCTCGCCGAAATAG
- the LOC6535994 gene encoding amidophosphoribosyltransferase — MSAPQQQSQQQQQHVRVVEQQQVEPAEAVTSSKASESISASKELTGLTHECGVFGAIACGDWPTQMDIGHVICLGLVALQHRGQESAGIATSEGKCSKNFNVHKGMGMISTLFNDDSMKKLRGNLGIGHTRYSTAGGSGVVNCQPFVVHTTHGALALAHNGELVNNESLRREVLARGVGLSTHSDSELIAQSLCCAPEDVSEMDGPNWPARIRHFMMLAPLSYSLVIMLKDKIYAVRDTYGNRPLCIGKIVPINAGHGNNSDTPADGWVVSSESCGFLSIGARYVREVEPGEIVELSRSGYRTVDIVERPDFKRMAFCIFEYVYFARGDSIFEGQMVYTVRLQCGRQLWREAPVEADIVSSVPESGTAAAHGYARESGIEFAEVLCRNRYVGRTFIQPSTRLRQLGVAKKFGALSENVAGKRLVLIDDSIVRGNTIGPIIKLLRDAGAREVHIRIASPPLQYPCYMGINIPTREELIANKLNPDQLAKHVGADSLAYLSVEGLVEAVQLKHRDAGAGNSRATGHCTACLTGEYPGGLPDELSW, encoded by the coding sequence atgtcAGCGCCACAgcaacagtcgcagcagcagcaacaacatgtGCGCGTGGTCGAGCAGCAACAGGTGGAACCAGCTGAGGCGGTGACCTCCAGCAAGGCATCGGAATCCATCTCGGCTAGCAAGGAGCTAACCGGTTTAACGCACGAGTGCGGTGTTTTTGGGGCCATCGCTTGCGGAGATTGGCCCACCCAAATGGACATTGGACACGTGATCTGCTTGGGACTGGTTGCACTGCAGCATCGCGGGCAGGAGTCCGCAGGCATAGCGACCAGTGAGGGCAAGTGCTCCAAGAACTTTAACGTGCACAAGGGCATGGGAATGATCAGCACCCTGTTCAACGATGATTCTATGAAGAAGCTTCGTGGTAATCTGGGTATTGGTCATACGCGCTACTCGACTGCTGGCGGATCCGGAGTGGTCAACTGTCAGCCCTTCGTGGTGCATACGACTCATGGAGCATTGGCCCTGGCCCACAATGGTGAGCTTGTAAACAACGAATCTCTGAGGAGGGAGGTCTTGGCCAGAGGCGTGGGCTTATCCACCCACAGCGACAGTGAGTTGATCGCCCAGTCGCTGTGCTGCGCCCCGGAGGATGTTTCCGAAATGGATGGACCCAACTGGCCAGCCAGGATTAGGCATTTCATGATGCTGGCGCCACTCTCCTACTCGCTGGTGATCATGCTAAAGGATAAAATCTACGCCGTGAGGGACACCTATGGAAATAGGCCGCTGTGCATTGGCAAGATAGTTCCCATCAATGCTGGGCACGGCAATAACTCAGACACACCTGCCGATGGTTGGGTAGTTTCCAGTGAGAGCTGTGGGTTCCTGTCGATCGGCGCAAGATACGTCCGCGAAGTGGAACCCGGAGAGATAGTGGAGCTGTCGCGAAGTGGCTACCGCACGGTAGATATTGTGGAAAGACCCGACTTCAAGCGCATGGCTTTTTGTATATTTGAGTACGTTTACTTTGCCCGCGGAGACAGCATCTTCGAGGGTCAGATGGTCTACACAGTGAGGCTGCAGTGCGGCCGACAGCTGTGGCGAGAGGCTCCAGTGGAGGCGGATATTGTGAGTTCCGTTCCTGAGTCTGGTACAGCGGCGGCGCATGGCTATGCCCGTGAATCTGGCATTGAATTTGCCGAGGTTCTCTGCCGGAATCGCTACGTGGGACGCACATTTATTCAACCCTCCACTCGGTTGCGGCAGTTGGGAGTAGCCAAGAAGTTTGGAGCCCTATCCGAGAACGTGGCTGGCAAGAGATTGGTCCTGATAGACGATTCCATAGTGCGAGGCAACACTATTGGACCAATAATTAAGCTGCTGAGGGATGCCGGCGCCCGGGAGGTGCACATCAGAATTGCCAGCCCGCCGCTCCAGTACCCATGCTATATGGGTATAAATATTCCGACTCGAGAGGAATTGATTGCCAACAAGCTGAACCCCGACCAACTAGCTAAGCATGTGGGCGCCGACAGTCTGGCTTATCTTAGTGTGGAGGGACTAGTGGAGGCTGTCCAACTAAAGCACCGGGATGCAGGCGCTGGTAACTCCAGGGCAACAGGCCACTGCACCGCCTGTCTTACTGGCGAATATCCCGGTGGGCTGCCTGATGAGTTAAGCTGGTGA
- the LOC6535995 gene encoding transcription initiation factor TFIID subunit 7, whose amino-acid sequence MRIQCDRLKVFVAIGAITVNWNLISNKHLVSSKGLQFFSKNRIEMFEKKSDKVKQAEHKPREDGVELESQFIMRVPKEVADTVHEAINAGTIKERLTIQLDQDLRYGEVRIDDQLLYTKLVDLPTVVESYKTIDNKSFYKSADICQILICKEEPEDETEKESPNKNKKKDPNKVDKKYLFPHGITPPCKNVRKRRFRKTLKKKNVEAPEIEKEVKHLLRIDNEAVRVDYEIINEEDKPMDDLEQSDIKPYNDADDDLQDETTMHASEKTIMEMSNQRDINVESDDDEASNFPSHRGPNMGVAVHDIFGEEVSTTDDEDEPVRGNNTMQRREMEESSRLSADDSRMSDFFGASGSNTGASGVKMDQSEFSKSMFGHEASSPKLSAAGSSSNLAAPSGFYDSQMLAKREEFENMEFIDEPQPQYTQQQVQQKINQLTRQISELKAQQVQKSTEIASIQNATLKQRMQETLDNLYTQVIERELELKDFENMLES is encoded by the exons ATGCGGATTCAGTGTGACAGACTTAAAGTATTTGTGGCGATTGGAGCGATAACTGTGAACTGGAATCTCATCTCTAATAAGCATTTAGTATCTTCAAAAGGACTACAATTTTTCTCGAAAAATCGTATTGAAATGTTTGAAAAGAAGAGCGACAAGGTTAAGCAAGCTGAGCACAAACCGCGGGAAGATGGCGTAGAGTTGGAGAGCCAGTTTATCATGCGCGTGCCAAAG GAAGTGGCGGACACGGTCCATGAGGCAATAAATGCTGGCACCATAAAGGAACGGCTTACCATCCAACTGGATCAGGATCTGAGGTACGGGGAAGTGCGAATCGATGACCAGTTATTGTACACGAAGCTCGTGGACTTGCCCACTGTCGTGGAGAGCTACAAGACCATTGACAACAAGAGCTTCTACAAGTCGGCAGACATCTGTCAGATACTAATTTGCAAGGAGGAGCCGGAGGACGAGACAGAGAAGGAGTCgcccaacaaaaacaagaagaaggaTCCCAACAAGGTGGACAAAAAATACTTATTTCCACACGGTATCACACCTCCCTGCAAGAATGTCAGAAAACGACGATTCCGCAAAACtctgaagaaaaaaaatgtcgAAGCTCCTGAAATCGAGAAGGAAGTGAAGCACCTGCTCCGTATTGACAACGAGGCCGTGAGAGTCGACTATGAAATCATAAACGAAGAGGACAAGCCCATGGATGATCTTGAACAATCGGACATTAAGCCCTACAACGATGCAGATGACGATCTGCAGGACGAAACTACCATGCATGCCAGCGAAAAGACAATCATGGAAATGAGCAACCAGCGGGACATTAATGTGGAGTCCGATGATGACGAAGCCAGCAACTTTCCCTCCCACCGGGGCCCGAACATGGGAGTTGCTGTCCACGACATCTTCGGCGAGGAAGTGTCCACCACGGATGACGAGGATGAGCCGGTTCGAGGCAACAACACCATGCAGCGGCGGGAGATGGAGGAATCCTCACGCCTTTCTGCTGATGATTCACGGATGTCGGACTTCTTTGGCGCTAGTGGCAGTAATACCGGAGCGAGCGGCGTGAAAATGGATCAGAGCGAGTTTAGCAAGTCTATGTTTGGGCATGAAGCCAGCAGTCCTAAGCTAAGCGCCGCCGGGTCGAGCTCCAACCTGGCTGCTCCCAGTGGCTTCTACGATAGCCAAATGCTAGCCAAGCGAGAGGAGTTTGAGAACATGGAGTTCATAGACGAGCCGCAACCGCAGTACACGCAGCAACAGGTGCAGCAGAAGATCAATCAACTGACGCGGCAGATAAGTGAACTGAAGGCCCAACAGGTGCAGAAGTCAACGGAAATCGCTTCAATACAGAATGCCACACTCAAGCAACGAATGCAGGAAACGCTTGATAATCTTTACACTCAGGTTATTGAAAGAGAACTGGAGCTAAAGGACTTTGAGAATATGCTGGAGTCTTAA